A single region of the Labeo rohita strain BAU-BD-2019 chromosome 3, IGBB_LRoh.1.0, whole genome shotgun sequence genome encodes:
- the si:ch211-76l23.4 gene encoding uncharacterized protein si:ch211-76l23.4, translating into MIFRVSLLFLTITVVVVCGQKRRTAKEEWNYRDGSERVSMRGVANLTQVLDDWRFDILNQVKGLLQNDHQSLLPDYSRIHPLSEALDDLYKEFNALKTHLGELTEKFGPLETFIDELKAEKASASAAPASPVRKRLIKKTPVVS; encoded by the exons ATGATTTTCAGGGTGAGCCTGTTGTTCCTGACCATAACTGTGGTCGTAGTCTGTGGTCAGAAGAGACGGACTGCAAAAGAGGAGTGGAACTACCGTGATGGCT CTGAGAGAGTAAGCATGCGAGGAGTTGCAAATCTGACTCAAGTGCTTGACGACTGGAGGTTCGACATCCTGAACCAAGTAAAAGGACTCCTGCAAAACGACCATCAGTCCTTGCTGCCTGACTACTCCAG GATCCATCCTCTCTCTGAGGCGCTGGATGACTTGTACAAAGAGTTCAATGCCCTGAAAACTCATCTTGGTGAGCTGACCGAGAAGTTTGGACCTTTGGAAACCTTCATAGATGAACTGAAGGCCGAGAAAGCCAGCGCGAGCGCAGCACCTGCTAGCCCGGTGCGCAAACGTCTCATTAAGAAGACGCCTGTTGTCTCCTAA